One Mycolicibacterium sp. ND9-15 genomic window, GCCGCCGATGGCGCCGCTCTTCCCGCTGCTGCCCGCGGCAGCCGACATCGGCCTGCACCTCGTCGTGACCTGTCAGATGAGCCAGGCTCACCGGGCCACCATGGACAAATTCGTGGGGGCCGCCTACGGCGCCGGTTCGCCCACGTTGTTCCTCTCCGGGGAGAAACAGGAGTTTCCCTCCAGCGAGATCAAGCTCAAACGGCGACCGCCTGGCCAGGCATTCCTGGTCTCGCCGGACGGAAAGGAGGTCATCCAGGCCGCCTACGTCGATCCGCCGGAAGAACTTGTGTAATGAGCACCCTTGGCCCGCGGTTAGGATGTAATCCGGACGCGTCAGCAAACCCAGCGGCGGGTGATCAGCAAAGGGATCGAAGGATGGTTCCGAGCTGTCGGGAGCCGAGTCCCGGGCGCGTATAAATCCATATTCCGCGAGTTCACACTCAATAAGGAGAAGCTGCAGATGCAACCGATGACGCACAATCCGGGGGCGGCGGGAATCGGCGCACAGGTGGTGGCGAACGGGGCGCGCGGCCTGGCCGCAGGCACCACCGCAACCGCCGCGGTGACCGCGCTGGTGCCCGCAGGCGCAGACGAGGTTTCGGCCCAGGCCGCGGTGGCTTTCGCGGCCGAGGGTGTCGAGACGCTCGCGATGAACACGTTCGCGCAGGAAGAGATGACTCGCGCCGGTGCGGCCTACATGGAAGCCGCCGGCATCTACACCACGGTCGACAGCGCCAACGCTGCGAACTTCTGATCTGACCCGGAACCGCTCTGCGGGCGAGGACGTAATCGACGATGTTCTGGCATGGAATGCCGCCAGAGTTGAACACTGCGCGGCTGATGGCCGGCGCCGGTCCGGCGCCGATGCTGCAAGCGGCCGCGGGGTGGGAGGCGCTGGCGATCTTCCTCGAAACTCAGGCCGACGAGTTGGCCGCGAGCCTGGCTGCCCTGACGTCGACATGGAGCGGGTCGGCAAGTGAACGTGCGGTAACTGCAACCATGCCGATGGTGGTCTGGCTACGCACGGTTTCGGCGCAGGCGCAGAAGAGAGCGCTACAGGCCACGGCGCAGGCGAGTTCGTACAACCTCGCGATGGCCACCACCCCGCCGCTACCGGAGATCGAACAGAACCACATCACCCACGCGGTGCTCGAGGCCACCAACTTCCTGGGCGTCAACACGCTCCCGATCGGGATCAACGAGTTCGACTACTTCGTGCGGATGTGGAATCAGGCGGCCGGGGCGATGGACGTCTACCAAGCCGAGACCGCCATGAACATCATGTTCGAGCCGATCATGCCGATGACGCCGATCGTGCTCCCGGGCGTCGGGGAGGGCGCCGTCGGCGCGGCACTCGGTCAGGCCGCGGCCGGTGCACCGGGTGCGGCGCTGCGCAACGCGGCGATCGCGCAGGTGGGTGCGCAGGCGACGGTCGAGTCGGCCGGTTTGACCGCGGGCCGTGCGGTGTCGCAGGCCAACCAGGCGGCCGTGCACGCCGAGGGGCAGACGCAGCGCACCCAGAACGCTCGGCAGTTCGGCTCACAGGAACAGCTGCAGCAGGGCGCCCAGCAGGGCATGCAGGTGGGCATGCAGTTGGCCTCCCAACTGGGTTCCACGCTGGGGCAACTGCCGCAGCAGGCCAGCCAGATGGTGATGCAGCCGATGCAGCAGCTGACTCAACCGCTGCAACAGGTGACGTCGATGTTCAGCCAGATCGGTTCGTTCGGTGGCAGCGACAAGGCGCAGATGGGACTGATCGGGGCCAGCCCGCTGTCGAACCATCCGCTGGCCGGCGGGTCGGGCGCCGCGTCCGGCGCGGGCTTGGTGCGTGCGGCGTCGCTGCCCGGGGCAGGTGGGTCGATGGCGCGCACGCCGTTGATGGCCGACCTCATCGGGCAGCCCTCGGCGGCCGTCGCGCCCGGCGCCGCAGCGGGCGGCGGAACCGGGGGCGGCCTGGCACCGGTCGGCGCGGCCGGCGGCGGGACCCCCATGGGAGCGATGGGCCAGCGCGGTACCAGCGGTGGCGCCAAACAAGGTCTCACGCCACCACGGGTGCTGCCGCAGGACCTGGGCGAAGACGACGACGACGATTGGTAGTCGCGCACCGAAAGACTTCCCGGTCAACCGGCCGGAAAGACTCGCCATTTCCGCATATGTGGTGAGG contains:
- a CDS encoding PE domain-containing protein, which encodes MQPMTHNPGAAGIGAQVVANGARGLAAGTTATAAVTALVPAGADEVSAQAAVAFAAEGVETLAMNTFAQEEMTRAGAAYMEAAGIYTTVDSANAANF
- a CDS encoding PPE family protein, which translates into the protein MPPELNTARLMAGAGPAPMLQAAAGWEALAIFLETQADELAASLAALTSTWSGSASERAVTATMPMVVWLRTVSAQAQKRALQATAQASSYNLAMATTPPLPEIEQNHITHAVLEATNFLGVNTLPIGINEFDYFVRMWNQAAGAMDVYQAETAMNIMFEPIMPMTPIVLPGVGEGAVGAALGQAAAGAPGAALRNAAIAQVGAQATVESAGLTAGRAVSQANQAAVHAEGQTQRTQNARQFGSQEQLQQGAQQGMQVGMQLASQLGSTLGQLPQQASQMVMQPMQQLTQPLQQVTSMFSQIGSFGGSDKAQMGLIGASPLSNHPLAGGSGAASGAGLVRAASLPGAGGSMARTPLMADLIGQPSAAVAPGAAAGGGTGGGLAPVGAAGGGTPMGAMGQRGTSGGAKQGLTPPRVLPQDLGEDDDDDW